The Chrysiogenia bacterium DNA segment ACGATCCGCCAGATCTACGGCCACAAGGATCGGGTGAGCGAGGAACTCATTGATTACTACTACGGCCTGAGCCGCCTGCCCGGCGCCGCCAATTCCTGGCGCCTCTCCCTGCTCGATCTCGTTGACAAGACCGAAGGCGGCGCGGTGCTCGATGAGATGCCCAAGATCAAGCAGGACGTGCTCCTCATGCTCGGCGGCAAGGACCCGTGGATCTCCCGCGACGCGATGAGGCAGTTCCAGGAGAAAATGCCCCAGGCCGAACTCAAGGTCTACGAAGACCTGGGCCACGTCCCCATGGAAGAAGACCCGGCCCGCGTGGCGCCCGACCTCTACGGCTTTGCCGACGGCATCTTCGCCAAGGCAAGGAAGCTGGGCGACGAGACCGCCGCGCTGGCAGCCGCAAAGAACCCCTAAAGGGAAGGGGCGGCCCTCAGGCCGCCCCCTCTTCGAGTAGCTCGAAGTCGTCCTTGCTCACCCCGCACTCGGGGCAGGTCCAGTCCTCGGGGAGGTCTTCCCACCGGGTGCCCGGCGCGATGCCGCCGTCGGGATCGCCAAGTTCTTCATCGTAGATATACCCGCACACGATGCATTCATATTTCTTCATGGCGTGCTCCCTTCAGCCGGCCTTGCGCGCATCCAGATAGCTCTGGTAGCGGTCGGCGTGGATCTTCTCCACCTTGGTGAGTGCGGCAAAGCGCTTGCGGGCCTTGGCCAGGGTCTTCTCGAAGTTCTCCGCATGTTCCTTCGATTCGTCGGCCTGCTCGCGGAACTCCGCGACGGCGTCGGCGCGTCCCTCTTCTTCGGCGGTCTTTTCGAAGCCCGGATACATCACGTTGTGCTCGTAGCGCTCGCCCTCGATAGCCAGTTCCAGCAGGCGCTCCACCGTGAGTTCGTCCTTGGGGTAGATCAGGTCCAGGTGGGAGAAGGCATGGGCCGTCTCCTGCTGGGCGGTCTCCTCGAAGACCGCGGCGACTTCCTCGTCGCCCAGTTCGCGGGCGATGCGCGCGAAGTAGAGGTATTTGCGGTTGGCCATGGAT contains these protein-coding regions:
- a CDS encoding rubredoxin; translation: MKKYECIVCGYIYDEELGDPDGGIAPGTRWEDLPEDWTCPECGVSKDDFELLEEGAA
- a CDS encoding rubrerythrin family protein, which gives rise to MSTIDKTQTKKNLEAAFAGESMANRKYLYFARIARELGDEEVAAVFEETAQQETAHAFSHLDLIYPKDELTVERLLELAIEGERYEHNVMYPGFEKTAEEEGRADAVAEFREQADESKEHAENFEKTLAKARKRFAALTKVEKIHADRYQSYLDARKAG